The sequence GAAAGTCATTGAAGATATGGTTAAGGCAGTCGAGTAACGCTAAGAGAAAAGGCTGACTGTTTAAATATGCCCTGGTAGACGTCGTTTGCTGGGGCATTTTTTTAGCTGTATCTCTAGAAGATGTGGCACGCTGCCGCATGCCTTGATTATAGTCAAGGCTTAATTGTAGTAAGTCCTGCCAGAATCGACCATAGTATAGCTGTTAAAAAAACTCATAGGCATAGAATGCTATGATGTAGTTAAAGCATCTGAAGTGTGATGATGTGCAGTGATTGCCTCAGTTAACGCTCAGAACAGCCTTTATCGCCAAGGCTGCTATCAGACATATTTTAAAACAACAACTTTTTATAGGTGGTGGCATGAACACTGATTTAAGTAAGTTTATTCGTAACAAAGCATTTTTGGACAAAGTTGTTACCGCAGAAGAGGCCGCCACATGGATTGACGACGGCATGACTTTAGGCATGAGTGGTTTTACCCTGTTTGGTGAACCAAAACTCTTTCCTAAAGCGTTAGCTGAGCGTGGAAAAAAAGAAAACTTCAAGATCAATCTGTTTACTGGTGCATCGATGGGCCCAGCTGCTGACCAGTCTATGGCTGAAGCGGACATCATTAACTTACGCGTGCCTTACCAAGGTAACCCTGTTCAGCGTAAAAAAATTAACGCAGGCGAAATTTTCTACATTGACCAGCATTTATCCCATGTTGCTGAATCGATTCGTCAAGGTACTTACCCGGGTATTGACTACGCAATCATTGAAGCTGCTGCGATCACTGAAGATGGCGATATTATCCCAACCGGTTCAGTGGGGAACTCACCGATTTTCCTTGATACTGCCAAGCATGTAATTATTGAGCTTAATATCAGTGCGCCGCCTGAGTATGAAGGTATGCACGATATTTATATGCAGACCGCAGCGGGTGAGAAGACCCGTGAAGCAATCCCAATGTTTGAAGTGAGCAAGCGCATTGGCACGCCAGGTATGAAAGTTGATCCTGCAAAAGTGCGCGGCATCATTATTTCTACCGAAGCAGACATTCCATCACCTTTGTTTGAGCCTAACGCAGAGACTCAGCAAATTGCTGATAATTTATTGCACTTCCTCGGTGAAGAAGTTAAAGCTGGCCGTTTAACTGAAAGCCTTGCACCACTGCAGTCAGGCGTAGGTTCAGTTGCCAACGCTGTACTGAACGGTATGAAAACTTCTGGCTTTAAGGATATTGTTGTTGCATCTGAAGTATTGCAAGACGGTGTGTTTGACCTGATTGATGCTGGTGTTGTGAAGTTCGCAGCAGGTACTGCATTATCGCTTTCTAAGAAGCGTGTGGAAACACTGGGCAAAGACTTAGCCAAATACAAAGATAAAATCGTATTCCGCCCGCAAGAAATCTCTAACCACCCTGAAGTGATTCGCCGCTTAGGCATCATCTCCTTCAATACTGCGCTAGAAGTTGACATTTACGGTAACGTAAACTCAACCCACGTTGGTGGTACGCATATGATGAACGGCATTGGTGGCTCAGGCGATTTTGCTCGTAATGCGCGTATTACTATTTTCGTGACGCAGTCTACGGCTAAAGATGGCAAAATTTCTGCTATCGTGCCTTTTGTTACTCACGTAGACCATACCAACCATGACGTTGATGTGATCATCACCGAACAAGGGTATGCGGATATTCGTGGTTTAGCGCCAACTCAAGCTGCAGAAAAAATCATCGAAAACTGCATGCATCCTGATTATAAGCAGCAAGCACGCGACTACTTAGCAGAAGCAAAAACCCGTGGTGGTCAAACACCGCACAATTTGCAGAAAGCATTCTCATGGCATCAGAATTTCACTGAAAAGGGTACCATGTTGCTGAAATAAGTCGACGCTGTTGAAGTGTCTGAATCCAGATGCTTCGCGGCTTGACCGCATGTAAGTTAAATAAAAAAGGCAGATGTGTAAAAGCATCTGCCTTTTTTATGTGTGAGTTATAGCGTTTTGTTAAGGTCCTTTAGTGCTCGTTAAGATTAGGTAACTTCAACCAGTGGCATGCTGAGTGTTTCTAAGAGTAGCGCTTGTGCATGAATCGCAGTCTGTTTGCAACTGGCTTGCAGATGATGATAGCTGCCATCACTTTGTAGAAGCCATGCGTGAGTATTGTCGCTCAAATAAATCTGTAGTTCTTTTTTAACCCGTGCGATCATTTTTTTATTGGCCAGTGGAAAGCAGGTTTCAATACGCTTATCGAGATTACGCTCCATCCAGTCGGCGCTAGAGAGCAATACTTGCTCGTGTGCATCACTGTTTAGAAAATAAAATACGCGGCTGTGCTCCAGCAGCTGACCAATAATAGAGCGCACTTGAATAGTGCTTGAGACGCCTGGAATACCAGGGCGTAAGCAACACATGCCGCGCACAATTAAATCAATTTTTACCCCGGCTTGACTGGCTTTATAAAGCGCTTTGATCATTTTAGCATCGGTTAACGCATTCACTTTTATAATGATGCGCGCGTCTTTACCGTCACTGGCATTGCTGGCTTCGCGGGCAATTAATTCCAATAGGGTTTTTCTTAAAGTGAAGGGCGCATGTAATAGTTTTTTCATGCGCAGG comes from Pseudomonas sp. C27(2019) and encodes:
- a CDS encoding succinate CoA transferase, which encodes MNTDLSKFIRNKAFLDKVVTAEEAATWIDDGMTLGMSGFTLFGEPKLFPKALAERGKKENFKINLFTGASMGPAADQSMAEADIINLRVPYQGNPVQRKKINAGEIFYIDQHLSHVAESIRQGTYPGIDYAIIEAAAITEDGDIIPTGSVGNSPIFLDTAKHVIIELNISAPPEYEGMHDIYMQTAAGEKTREAIPMFEVSKRIGTPGMKVDPAKVRGIIISTEADIPSPLFEPNAETQQIADNLLHFLGEEVKAGRLTESLAPLQSGVGSVANAVLNGMKTSGFKDIVVASEVLQDGVFDLIDAGVVKFAAGTALSLSKKRVETLGKDLAKYKDKIVFRPQEISNHPEVIRRLGIISFNTALEVDIYGNVNSTHVGGTHMMNGIGGSGDFARNARITIFVTQSTAKDGKISAIVPFVTHVDHTNHDVDVIITEQGYADIRGLAPTQAAEKIIENCMHPDYKQQARDYLAEAKTRGGQTPHNLQKAFSWHQNFTEKGTMLLK